A stretch of the Chitinispirillales bacterium ANBcel5 genome encodes the following:
- a CDS encoding GGDEF domain-containing protein — protein sequence MKKLLCDKSNRKTIAILAGNLNTYYDSFLSKSVKKATLERDINLLIMICGSMNTDMSYKYEYQSNIMYYMLSEECVDGLILLPSIIYNYSKKSELSNILQHYKKTPLVTVNEPVEGHPGILVDNSSGIRELVSHLFHEHGKRNFAFVGGPKNNTEAQIRLEGFLQGMKDVGLEVDPRAILPGDFWKTGGVKAVRQMEESGLPWPEVIVCSNDYAAFGVYEELKKRNITIPNDIAVTGFDNIAPARYSFPPLTSIEQPLEQVAYKAVELLEQIINGKSVAKKTVLPTRVVYRWSTACSRWNLKCSGKKVTDQLEPQIKFKDIELKNRVSTWLEQFKTVNLDEQSVRVTKEAEFIDLLYLTVSRHEDINFWDDLLFNLRYILDKYNKVDENFLTIMQCRIAEIRELFLGLTLAKNSTESYVQAKAVQRILSVFVKKDLKQEISDQIPRLGIKSFFMSMYPRPFNHKKDETWDIPKTSTFFCGYCRGEEITLPEKTLFHTRKLIPENISLPDEPMAFIMMAASFREAQFGYILMEASIEDEQVYTNLGIQISTAYRSILIFNEREQKTKELNSVLEQLRKSNLKLEEMSTHDSLTGLYNRRGFLLLGEKYHEMSLRNGTDYILFYADMDGLKAINDTWGHSEGDKAIRDFAKILKSTIRDTDIIARLGGDEFTVCTPNTRSDSAQVIENRLFENIEKYNINSGNQWKMDFSIGHVIHSDQPKLSFFEKMSLADERLYNRKRSKKAKTI from the coding sequence ATGAAAAAGCTTTTATGCGATAAATCAAACAGAAAAACTATCGCCATTTTAGCTGGAAACCTCAACACCTACTACGACTCATTTCTCTCCAAGTCGGTCAAGAAGGCAACCCTTGAAAGGGATATAAACCTGCTTATTATGATTTGCGGCTCAATGAACACCGATATGAGTTATAAGTACGAATATCAGAGTAACATCATGTATTACATGCTCTCAGAGGAATGCGTAGACGGATTAATACTCCTGCCAAGCATTATATATAATTATTCGAAAAAATCAGAACTAAGCAATATTTTACAGCATTACAAGAAAACCCCTTTGGTTACCGTAAACGAACCGGTTGAAGGACATCCGGGAATACTGGTTGATAACAGCTCCGGTATCAGAGAACTTGTAAGCCATCTGTTTCATGAACACGGTAAGCGCAATTTTGCTTTTGTTGGTGGCCCCAAAAACAATACCGAAGCACAGATTAGGCTGGAAGGATTTCTTCAGGGGATGAAAGATGTTGGTCTTGAGGTTGACCCCAGAGCAATTTTACCCGGTGATTTCTGGAAAACGGGTGGCGTAAAAGCAGTGCGACAGATGGAAGAGTCGGGACTCCCCTGGCCAGAGGTAATCGTCTGTTCAAATGATTACGCTGCCTTTGGTGTATATGAAGAGCTTAAAAAGAGGAACATAACCATACCAAATGATATCGCTGTAACTGGATTTGACAACATAGCGCCTGCCCGATACTCTTTTCCCCCTTTAACCTCAATAGAGCAACCTCTTGAACAGGTCGCCTACAAAGCTGTTGAACTTCTTGAACAGATCATTAATGGGAAAAGCGTTGCAAAAAAAACGGTTCTGCCCACAAGAGTTGTTTATCGCTGGTCTACAGCCTGCTCACGGTGGAATCTCAAATGCTCAGGCAAAAAAGTAACCGATCAATTAGAGCCCCAAATAAAGTTTAAAGATATAGAATTAAAGAACCGGGTGTCTACATGGCTTGAACAATTTAAAACAGTTAATCTTGATGAACAATCTGTTCGGGTTACTAAGGAAGCAGAGTTTATAGATCTTCTGTATTTAACTGTTTCTCGCCATGAAGATATCAATTTTTGGGATGATTTACTCTTTAACCTTCGTTACATACTCGACAAATATAACAAAGTCGATGAAAACTTTCTTACTATTATGCAATGCCGAATCGCTGAAATACGGGAACTGTTTCTTGGGCTAACTTTAGCCAAAAACAGTACTGAGTCATATGTACAAGCAAAAGCTGTTCAACGTATTCTTAGCGTTTTTGTCAAAAAGGATTTAAAACAGGAGATAAGTGATCAGATCCCAAGACTTGGAATAAAAAGTTTTTTTATGTCTATGTATCCACGCCCCTTCAATCACAAAAAAGATGAAACGTGGGATATACCGAAAACTTCAACCTTTTTCTGTGGTTATTGTCGTGGTGAAGAGATCACTCTTCCGGAGAAAACTCTTTTTCATACCAGAAAATTAATACCTGAAAACATCAGCTTACCCGATGAACCCATGGCTTTTATCATGATGGCTGCCAGTTTTCGTGAAGCACAGTTTGGCTATATCCTGATGGAAGCATCGATAGAAGATGAACAGGTGTACACAAACCTTGGCATTCAGATCTCTACAGCCTATAGAAGCATACTGATTTTTAATGAAAGAGAGCAGAAAACAAAAGAGCTCAACAGTGTGCTCGAACAACTTAGAAAAAGTAATCTAAAGCTGGAAGAGATGTCAACTCACGACTCCCTCACCGGGCTTTATAACAGACGGGGCTTTTTACTCCTGGGAGAAAAGTACCATGAAATGAGCTTAAGAAACGGTACCGATTACATACTCTTTTACGCAGATATGGATGGGCTAAAGGCTATAAACGATACATGGGGACACTCTGAAGGAGACAAAGCCATACGTGATTTCGCCAAAATCCTTAAATCCACTATTCGGGATACCGACATAATTGCCCGCCTTGGAGGAGATGAGTTTACGGTGTGTACACCCAATACCCGCTCAGATTCGGCTCAAGTAATCGAAAATAGATTATTTGAGAATATTGAGAAATACAATATCAATTCAGGAAATCAATGGAAAATGGACTTTAGCATCGGTCATGTCATCCATTCCGATCAACCGAAGCTTAGTTTCTTTGAAAAAATGTCACTGGCGGATGAAAGGCTATATAACAGAAAAAGAAGTAAAAAAGCAAAAACAATTTAG